The following proteins come from a genomic window of Terribacillus aidingensis:
- a CDS encoding bifunctional 3-deoxy-7-phosphoheptulonate synthase/chorismate mutase, with amino-acid sequence MNMDELTVLRQKLDEVNLELLALINERGKLVQEIGEVKKKQGTKRFDPVRERDMLNVISDNNKGPFQDATLQHLFKEIFKASLELQEDEMHKALLVSRRRKPENTVITIKGTKIGDGEPQFVFGPCSVESYQQTAKVAESLQEKGLKLLRGGAFKPRTSPYDFQGLGEEGLRILKKIADTYDLAVISEIVAPEDIEKAAEYLDVIQIGARNMQNFELLKAAGDIKKPILLKRGMSSTISEFIHAAEYISSRGNNDIILCERGIRTYETATRNTLDITAVPILKQETHLPVMVDVTHSTGRRDLLLPAAKAALAIGADGIMAEVHPDPAVALSDAAQQMDLPRFDAFYRDLIAHSSYASRVPSGN; translated from the coding sequence ATGAATATGGATGAATTAACGGTATTGCGACAGAAATTGGATGAAGTGAACCTTGAGCTGCTTGCTTTGATAAACGAACGAGGCAAACTAGTCCAGGAAATTGGCGAAGTGAAGAAAAAACAAGGCACGAAGCGCTTTGATCCGGTGCGGGAAAGAGATATGCTGAATGTCATATCCGATAACAATAAAGGGCCATTCCAGGATGCTACACTTCAGCATTTGTTCAAGGAAATTTTCAAAGCAAGCCTTGAGCTGCAGGAAGATGAGATGCATAAGGCACTGCTTGTATCACGGCGCCGCAAACCAGAAAACACCGTTATTACCATTAAAGGCACGAAAATCGGAGATGGAGAGCCGCAGTTCGTTTTCGGACCATGTTCTGTGGAGAGCTATCAGCAAACAGCCAAAGTTGCCGAATCGTTGCAGGAGAAGGGCCTGAAGCTCCTGCGTGGCGGGGCTTTCAAGCCGCGTACTTCACCTTATGATTTTCAAGGATTGGGTGAAGAAGGACTTCGGATATTGAAAAAGATTGCCGATACGTATGATTTGGCTGTCATCAGTGAGATTGTAGCACCCGAGGATATCGAAAAAGCAGCCGAGTATTTGGATGTCATCCAGATTGGTGCCCGAAATATGCAGAACTTCGAGCTCCTGAAAGCAGCTGGGGACATAAAGAAACCGATTCTCTTAAAGCGCGGCATGAGTTCTACCATTTCTGAGTTCATACATGCAGCAGAATATATCAGCTCCCGCGGAAATAATGACATTATCCTTTGTGAACGAGGTATCCGTACGTATGAGACTGCAACAAGGAACACGTTGGACATTACTGCTGTACCGATTCTGAAACAAGAAACGCATCTTCCGGTAATGGTTGACGTCACGCATTCCACTGGCCGGCGCGATTTGCTGCTTCCGGCAGCAAAAGCAGCTCTAGCAATCGGAGCTGACGGTATCATGGCAGAGGTTCATCCAGATCCGGCGGTTGCCCTTTCTGATGCAGCCCAGCAAATGGATTTACCGCGCTTTGATGCATTTTATCGTGATCTTATTGCCCATAGCAGTTATGCCAGTCGTGTCCCTTCCGGAAATTGA
- the ccpA gene encoding catabolite control protein A translates to MNVTIYDVAREANVSMATVSRVVNGNPNVKPATRKKVLSTIEQLGYRPNAVARGLASKRTTTVGAIIPDISSIFFSELARGIEDIATMYKYNMILSNSDQNPDKELTLFNSMLEKQVDGIVFMGGKISDELLQQFDKSPVPIVIAATGQGTGEIPTVAIDYEQAAYEATKLLVDHNHKHPAFVAGTAEAETNNQKYKGYLRAVTENNGEVKQEYIVKANNTYNSGLEAAKQLADLADRPSAVFVSSDEMALGVIHGFQDNGLRVPEDIEVVGYDNTRLATMVRPTLSTVVQPTYDIGAVAMRLLTKLMNKEEVSEKNVILPHRIIERNSTK, encoded by the coding sequence ATGAATGTAACCATATACGACGTTGCCCGCGAAGCGAACGTATCGATGGCAACTGTCTCCCGTGTGGTAAACGGCAACCCGAACGTAAAACCTGCAACTCGGAAAAAGGTACTTAGCACAATTGAACAGCTAGGTTATCGTCCGAATGCAGTAGCTAGGGGGCTTGCAAGCAAACGAACTACAACAGTCGGAGCAATCATACCGGATATCTCCAGTATTTTCTTCTCCGAGCTTGCGCGCGGGATCGAAGATATTGCAACCATGTATAAATACAATATGATCCTGAGCAATTCCGATCAAAACCCGGACAAAGAATTGACACTCTTCAACAGCATGCTGGAGAAACAAGTGGACGGTATCGTCTTTATGGGCGGTAAGATCAGCGATGAGCTGCTGCAGCAGTTCGATAAATCCCCTGTACCAATCGTCATTGCAGCAACTGGGCAAGGTACAGGCGAGATACCAACTGTCGCTATCGACTATGAACAAGCAGCTTATGAAGCAACTAAATTGCTTGTCGATCACAATCATAAGCATCCGGCATTCGTTGCAGGAACGGCAGAAGCTGAAACGAATAACCAAAAATACAAAGGTTATCTTCGCGCTGTAACGGAAAATAATGGCGAAGTGAAACAGGAATACATCGTAAAAGCTAACAATACGTACAATTCCGGTCTTGAAGCTGCGAAACAGCTGGCAGACTTGGCAGATCGTCCTTCTGCTGTATTCGTATCTTCTGATGAAATGGCGCTTGGTGTCATCCATGGCTTCCAGGATAATGGCTTGCGTGTACCAGAGGATATTGAAGTGGTAGGGTATGACAATACAAGACTTGCAACGATGGTCCGTCCGACACTTTCCACCGTTGTACAGCCTACTTACGATATAGGCGCGGTAGCAATGCGTCTATTGACGAAGCTTATGAATAAAGAGGAAGTATCAGAAAAGAACGTTATCCTTCCTCATCGCATCATCGAACGAAATTCCACAAAATAA